A window of Cystobacter fuscus DSM 2262 genomic DNA:
CCAGACGCGCCCTGACTTTCTGGTTCGTCGGATTGTCGCTGCTCGCGTTGGCCGCCTGCGCCCGGCTCGCGGACGCACGCAACGTCTTCGCCGGGGAGCACGTGGAACTGGTCGCCACGGACTCGCACTACTACGTGCGCTTCGCCCACCTCCAACAGGCCGCCTTCCCCCGCTTCTCGCCCTTCGATCCGTACATCAACGCACCCACCGGCGCGTCCATCATCTGGCCCCCCCTGCACACCTGGCTCGTGGCCCTCTTCCTGCGGCTCGGCCCCGAGGCCCCCGAGCGCGCCGCCGCCTGGGTGGATCCGGTGCTGTCGCTCTGCGGGTTGGGGCTGCTGTCACTCCTGGTGAGGCGCTGGCGCGGCGAGGCCGTCGCCCTCGGGATGCTCGCCCTGCTGGCCCTGGTGCCGGCGGCGGTGGAGGCGGGGGCGCTCGGCAACGCGGACCACCATGTCCACGAGCCGTTCCTCGCCGCCCTCTGCGCGCTGTTGCTCGGCCAGGCATTGAAGACGCGCGGCGTCGCGCTCGGTGCCGTCACGGGCGCGGTGCTGGGGCTCGCGCCGCTGCTCACCACCAGTGGCTTCGTCCTGCTGCCGGGCCTCGCCGCCTCGCTCCCCGTCGCCGCGTGGCTCCAGCGCGAGCGGGTGGGGGCGGGCGTGGGCCGGGTGGGGCTCGCCCTCGGCCTGGGGACCGCCGGGGTGCTGGCCCTGGGCGTGGTGCTGTTCGGCGAGCCCCGCTCGCTCGCCTACCATGGCCTCACCGCCTTCGCGCCCCTGCTCGCCCTGGGGCTGCTGTGCGGGGCCTCGGGACTGGCCCTGCTCCTGGAGCGCCGCCGCGGCGGGTGGCTGGTGCTCGGCCTCGCCATGCCGTGTGCCGTGCCGCTGCTGCCGGAGCTATCCCGGGCCTGGCGGCACCTGCGGCTGGGGGATCCGCTCCTCGCCGTCGTCATGGAGTCCACGCCGCTGTGGAAGGATCCGGAGTTCGCCGGACAGTTGCTCGGCCCGGTGCTGGTGCTGCTGCCGGTGGGGCTCGTCGCCGCGAGCGCGCGGGCGTGGACGGAGCGGGACGCGAGCGCCGCGCCCCTGGTGCTCGGCACGCTCTCGCTCGGTGCCGCCGCGCTGCTCCAGGCCCGCTTCTCCCAACCGCTGATGGGGTACGCGGCCCTGTGCGTCGCGGTGGGGTGGGAGGGCCTGTTGCGCGGCGCGGCCCCTCGCGTCCGGCGCGTCTCGGCCGCCGCGTTGGGGCTCGCGGGACTGCCCCTGCTCGCCGGAGCCGTGCCGCACCCGCGACAACCCGATGCCAGCCCCATCGGCCGCGTGCGCTCCACGATGGAGTGGCTGCGCGAGCACACGCCCGAGCCCTCGCCGCCGTGGGACGCGGGTGTCCGGCCGGCGTGGAGCATCATCGCGCCCTATGACATGGGGCACTTGCTGGTGCTGTGGGCTGAGCGCCCCGCGGTGGCCACACCCTTCTCCCAGGTGCCGGTGCACCAGGAGGCCAATGCACGGGCCAGCGCGGTGCTCGGCGCCACGTCCGAGGAGGAGTCCTATGCGCTCGCGCGGGAGTCGTCCGCGCGCTACCTGCTGCTCACCCCCATGGACGAGGTGCTGGGACGCCCCGAGGTGAAGCTGTCCGAGACGCTCGCCTTCTGGCTGCGGGAGCACGCGGGGCTCGCCACGGGGGCGTGGGCCGCGAGCACGCGCTTCCGGCTCGTGCATGACTCGGCCGAGTCGCGCCGCCAGCATCCGGAGCTGCCCCATGCCCGGGTGTTCGAGGTCGTCCCTGGCGCCGAGCTGCGCGGCCGGTGCGCGCCTGGCGCGTCGGTGACGGCCGCGTTGGAGCTGGAGACGGGGCGGGGTGGGACGCTCCGGTACGAGCCCCATGCCACCGCGAGTCGGGAGGGTGGCTTCTCCCTGCGCGTGGCCTATCCAA
This region includes:
- a CDS encoding glycosyltransferase family 39 protein, which translates into the protein MLPPRHFPSRRALTFWFVGLSLLALAACARLADARNVFAGEHVELVATDSHYYVRFAHLQQAAFPRFSPFDPYINAPTGASIIWPPLHTWLVALFLRLGPEAPERAAAWVDPVLSLCGLGLLSLLVRRWRGEAVALGMLALLALVPAAVEAGALGNADHHVHEPFLAALCALLLGQALKTRGVALGAVTGAVLGLAPLLTTSGFVLLPGLAASLPVAAWLQRERVGAGVGRVGLALGLGTAGVLALGVVLFGEPRSLAYHGLTAFAPLLALGLLCGASGLALLLERRRGGWLVLGLAMPCAVPLLPELSRAWRHLRLGDPLLAVVMESTPLWKDPEFAGQLLGPVLVLLPVGLVAASARAWTERDASAAPLVLGTLSLGAAALLQARFSQPLMGYAALCVAVGWEGLLRGAAPRVRRVSAAALGLAGLPLLAGAVPHPRQPDASPIGRVRSTMEWLREHTPEPSPPWDAGVRPAWSIIAPYDMGHLLVLWAERPAVATPFSQVPVHQEANARASAVLGATSEEESYALARESSARYLLLTPMDEVLGRPEVKLSETLAFWLREHAGLATGAWAASTRFRLVHDSAESRRQHPELPHARVFEVVPGAELRGRCAPGASVTAALELETGRGGTLRYEPHATASREGGFSLRVAYPTDRDTRESDVLARGAYRVQCEGGGGTARVSERAVREGQAVDVEA